A genomic stretch from Sulfobacillus thermosulfidooxidans includes:
- a CDS encoding molybdopterin-dependent oxidoreductase — MSMSPFYRRHWRHAAILGLIVLTGFGLFLPEWRKAAGNDFALVQTVHEWGGLFYGLAVLGFGGAFYPWPTKSPGKSPGFTKWAYFFIVMLFVSGVGLLVGPSFTRSIATVTHAIFAFIFIGWVTWHLVAHIPIRIGKKKPFTLSLARRHFLGWAIGTAATLPVLWSLPSLAKVVSGRTIQQGEVQGALPGFVPYTVTNGYPAIDPATYRLEVNVTGNPIRLSYEQFKALPMIERKINFQCVTGWAVDGVSFLGVDLEKFLLSKGWDPQQKPWVLFYSADGVYTESLSAEQIHQYQPLIAWQIDHRPLPQSQGFPLRLLVPGMYGYKSIKWLYKIDFADQDVLGYWEQRGYPENAYLGSYNGL, encoded by the coding sequence ATGAGCATGAGTCCATTTTACCGGCGTCACTGGCGACATGCCGCTATTTTGGGATTGATTGTGTTAACCGGCTTTGGGTTATTTTTGCCCGAATGGCGCAAAGCAGCGGGCAATGACTTTGCGCTGGTACAAACGGTTCACGAATGGGGAGGACTGTTTTATGGGTTGGCGGTATTAGGTTTCGGCGGAGCCTTTTATCCATGGCCTACGAAATCCCCAGGCAAATCCCCTGGTTTTACCAAATGGGCCTATTTCTTTATTGTTATGCTATTTGTCAGCGGAGTTGGCTTGCTCGTCGGACCGTCTTTTACACGGTCGATTGCCACGGTGACCCATGCCATTTTTGCCTTCATATTTATTGGATGGGTGACTTGGCATTTGGTGGCCCATATTCCCATCCGAATAGGCAAGAAAAAACCGTTTACGTTGTCATTGGCCAGACGGCATTTCTTAGGATGGGCCATTGGTACGGCTGCTACGCTACCCGTATTGTGGTCTTTACCATCACTGGCAAAAGTGGTCAGCGGGCGTACCATTCAGCAAGGCGAAGTGCAAGGGGCGTTGCCCGGCTTTGTGCCTTATACGGTGACGAATGGCTATCCTGCAATTGATCCCGCCACCTATCGTTTGGAAGTGAATGTGACGGGAAACCCTATACGACTCAGTTACGAACAGTTTAAGGCCCTGCCCATGATTGAGCGCAAAATCAACTTTCAATGCGTGACAGGATGGGCCGTTGATGGAGTGAGTTTTTTAGGGGTCGACTTGGAAAAGTTTTTATTAAGTAAGGGATGGGATCCCCAGCAAAAACCCTGGGTACTCTTTTATTCCGCCGATGGGGTTTATACCGAGTCCCTAAGTGCTGAGCAAATCCACCAATACCAACCTCTAATAGCCTGGCAGATCGATCATCGCCCCTTGCCGCAGTCCCAAGGGTTTCCGCTCCGGCTTTTGGTTCCGGGAATGTATGGATATAAATCCATAAAATGGCTGTATAAGATAGATTTTGCGGACCAAGACGTATTAGGATATTGGGAGCAGCGTGGATATCCCGAAAATGCGTATCTGGGATCGTATAATGGGCTGTAA
- the argS gene encoding arginine--tRNA ligase, with protein MTSRLDNAREQIARAITAWLQQQGLEALKNRVEVDVPTEEGHGDLTSNICLRIAKEAKKAPRLLAQDMAAKLASDLRDLVTEVEAAGPGFLNFTLSTEWLAQVVNDIRVQGSDYGHSDWGQGQRVLIEFVSANPTGPLVIVSGRAAAVGDSLARILNANGFRADREFYVNNAGNQILKLGQAIYLRIKQLYGEVIPSWPEGVYPGEYVIEVAQKFLDAHPGFSVPEPSESVYEELGQFGANYLRQIQENILRNFGVEFEHWTYEKDLRDQKAPEAIVTRLESLGFVKEEDGAKWFVSTQFGDDKDRVLVKSDGSYTYFVPDAAYHAQKFERGYDWVIDLLGPDHHGYIGRMRALVQALGFPQDHLEIMIIQLVRLVRDNQVVRMSKRGGQFVTLEDLIEEVGVDPARYFFLERAPNTPMDFDLGLAELKSNENPVYYIQYAAARIHSVLRQWRQSHQEPFTWNPGLLSAPLERRLLFVLARFPDILKRAAIDRAPQYLPKYLTELAAAFHSFYRQHRILEEDPALSMARIALSEATLIVISSGLGYLGISVPESM; from the coding sequence GTGACATCCCGTTTGGATAACGCGCGCGAGCAGATTGCTCGGGCGATTACGGCGTGGCTCCAACAACAAGGGCTAGAAGCTCTGAAAAACCGAGTAGAAGTGGATGTGCCGACTGAGGAAGGGCATGGCGACTTAACATCAAACATCTGTTTAAGGATTGCCAAAGAGGCCAAAAAAGCCCCGCGTCTTTTGGCACAAGACATGGCAGCAAAGCTGGCGTCTGATCTGCGAGATCTGGTGACTGAAGTGGAGGCTGCAGGGCCCGGTTTCTTAAACTTTACCCTGTCTACCGAGTGGTTAGCGCAAGTGGTCAATGATATTCGCGTGCAAGGGTCCGATTATGGACACAGCGACTGGGGGCAGGGTCAGCGGGTCCTCATTGAATTTGTCTCAGCGAATCCCACTGGGCCCTTGGTGATTGTCAGCGGGCGGGCAGCAGCTGTTGGCGATAGCTTGGCCCGGATCTTGAATGCCAATGGGTTTCGTGCCGACCGCGAATTTTATGTGAACAATGCGGGCAATCAAATTTTGAAACTGGGACAGGCCATTTACTTGCGCATTAAACAGCTTTACGGTGAAGTTATCCCATCATGGCCGGAGGGCGTCTATCCAGGAGAGTACGTCATTGAGGTGGCGCAGAAATTTCTTGACGCTCACCCCGGTTTTAGTGTACCCGAACCCAGTGAATCGGTGTATGAGGAGCTTGGTCAATTTGGCGCCAATTATTTGCGGCAAATCCAAGAAAATATCTTGAGGAACTTTGGCGTAGAATTTGAACACTGGACTTATGAAAAGGATCTGCGTGATCAAAAAGCCCCCGAAGCTATTGTCACCCGGCTTGAGTCGTTAGGCTTTGTTAAAGAAGAAGACGGGGCTAAATGGTTTGTTTCTACGCAGTTTGGTGACGACAAAGATCGGGTCTTAGTAAAGTCCGATGGCAGTTATACGTATTTTGTTCCCGATGCCGCGTACCATGCGCAAAAATTTGAACGGGGCTATGACTGGGTTATTGATTTGTTAGGTCCTGACCACCATGGGTATATTGGCCGAATGCGGGCTTTGGTTCAGGCGTTGGGATTCCCTCAAGACCATCTCGAAATCATGATTATCCAGCTGGTCCGCCTGGTTCGCGACAATCAAGTGGTGCGCATGTCCAAACGGGGTGGTCAATTTGTGACCTTGGAAGATCTCATTGAAGAAGTGGGAGTGGACCCCGCGCGATATTTCTTTTTAGAGCGCGCCCCGAATACGCCGATGGACTTTGATTTAGGTCTGGCGGAATTGAAGAGCAATGAAAATCCGGTCTATTATATTCAATATGCTGCAGCCCGGATTCATAGTGTGCTTCGCCAGTGGCGGCAAAGCCATCAAGAACCATTTACCTGGAATCCTGGTTTGTTATCAGCTCCTTTAGAGCGTCGTCTCTTATTTGTATTGGCACGGTTTCCAGATATTCTTAAACGGGCGGCGATCGATCGAGCACCGCAGTACCTGCCGAAATATTTGACGGAATTAGCGGCAGCCTTTCATTCTTTCTACCGTCAACACCGCATCTTGGAAGAGGATCCTGCACTCAGTATGGCCCGGATTGCCCTAAGCGAAGCAACATTGATTGTGATCTCTTCAGGACTCGGGTATTTAGGGATTTCGGTTCCCGAAAGCATGTAA
- a CDS encoding PhzF family phenazine biosynthesis protein: MPKRQLPFMQVDVFTSRALGGNPLAVFYDVPGSLDVHTMQGIAREMNLSEIVFVTTKPDHEGHYRIRIFTPYEELPFAGHPTLGTYFVLKAKGLLNGQGIQTTHAGDTSCFQDDQQWVWMIPPKGHVRSLLVNATRLAAALGVNDLFLNDMMPPAACGTGLDQLIVFVNNPHILPELDAQFPRIKALQKDLDVQGLYILAMVGAGHYRARYFSQEGEDPATGSAAAGLGTYLLQSAGETAIRRYIVEQGQDMGRPSEIHIRLNALSLGSLEVGGRVSPVIEGQFFI; the protein is encoded by the coding sequence GTGCCGAAACGACAATTGCCTTTTATGCAGGTGGACGTGTTTACGAGTCGTGCTTTAGGGGGAAATCCTCTAGCGGTATTTTATGATGTTCCCGGTTCCCTGGACGTTCACACGATGCAAGGCATTGCCCGAGAAATGAATTTATCGGAAATTGTGTTTGTAACCACCAAACCAGACCACGAAGGTCATTACCGAATCCGGATTTTTACGCCCTATGAAGAACTGCCCTTTGCGGGTCATCCGACATTAGGCACATATTTTGTGTTAAAAGCCAAAGGACTCTTAAATGGCCAAGGAATTCAAACCACTCACGCAGGAGATACATCGTGTTTTCAAGATGATCAACAGTGGGTGTGGATGATTCCGCCCAAGGGTCATGTCCGCAGTTTGCTTGTGAATGCGACCCGGTTGGCGGCGGCTTTAGGGGTTAATGATTTGTTTTTGAATGACATGATGCCCCCGGCAGCCTGCGGGACCGGATTAGATCAATTGATTGTTTTTGTGAACAATCCTCATATCTTGCCAGAACTTGATGCGCAATTCCCACGCATAAAAGCTCTTCAAAAAGATTTAGATGTTCAAGGTCTGTACATTCTGGCTATGGTGGGCGCAGGACATTACCGGGCTAGGTATTTTAGCCAGGAAGGTGAAGATCCCGCGACGGGATCGGCAGCAGCAGGTCTCGGAACATATTTACTGCAGAGTGCGGGAGAAACCGCTATTCGCCGCTATATTGTGGAACAAGGGCAAGATATGGGGCGTCCTTCGGAAATTCATATTCGTCTTAACGCTCTGTCCTTAGGTTCCCTGGAAGTGGGAGGGCGCGTTTCCCCGGTGATTGAAGGTCAATTCTTTATTTAA
- the speE gene encoding polyamine aminopropyltransferase encodes MNTWFTELQTRNVSLGLRIEDVLWHEKTPYQELAVLQTEAYGRMLVLDGAIQTTIVDEFVYHEMITHVPLLLHPNPKKVAVVGGGDGGAIREILKHPSVEEAHLIEIDEKVVEASKRFLPEISEALDDERAHVHFTDGIAWMKQARDYDVIMVDSTDPVGPAEGLFVPEFYQSIYDALGPDGIMVAQSESPFLEPDIIQRVMAGVSKAFPVARLYLASIPTYPSGLWSFTLGSKKPLQAPRQASFKTRYWTPEIQTSCFQLPRFVEDLIR; translated from the coding sequence ATGAATACGTGGTTTACTGAGCTTCAAACCCGTAATGTGAGCCTAGGGCTCCGCATTGAGGATGTGTTATGGCATGAAAAGACCCCGTACCAGGAATTAGCGGTGTTGCAAACCGAGGCATATGGCCGCATGCTGGTCTTAGATGGGGCCATTCAAACCACCATTGTCGACGAGTTTGTCTATCATGAAATGATTACCCATGTTCCCCTTCTTCTTCATCCCAATCCCAAGAAAGTGGCGGTGGTAGGGGGCGGGGATGGCGGTGCCATCCGAGAAATTTTGAAACATCCGAGTGTTGAAGAGGCGCATCTCATTGAAATCGATGAAAAAGTCGTCGAAGCCAGCAAACGGTTTTTACCCGAAATTTCTGAGGCGCTGGACGATGAGCGGGCCCACGTACATTTCACTGATGGCATTGCCTGGATGAAACAAGCTCGGGATTATGATGTGATTATGGTGGATTCAACCGATCCGGTGGGACCCGCTGAGGGGCTATTTGTTCCTGAATTCTATCAAAGTATCTATGACGCATTGGGTCCTGATGGGATTATGGTCGCTCAATCGGAATCGCCCTTCTTAGAGCCTGATATAATTCAACGGGTCATGGCCGGGGTTTCTAAAGCATTTCCTGTGGCTCGTCTTTATTTGGCCAGTATTCCCACGTATCCCTCAGGCCTATGGAGCTTTACGTTGGGTTCCAAAAAACCCTTACAAGCGCCCAGACAGGCGTCGTTTAAGACCCGTTATTGGACCCCTGAAATTCAAACCAGTTGTTTTCAGTTGCCCCGTTTTGTGGAGGACCTCATCCGGTGA
- the speB gene encoding agmatinase produces the protein MTTLFSKTDTFLGMYSQWDEADWIYFGIPMDFTVSFQPGSRFGPSRVREASYAIETYSLAQDRDLEAIKVHDAGEVELPFGNVTESLERIHQAAWSVISADKRFFALGGEHLVSLPLVQALVKRYPDLVIVHFDAHADLRQDYMGETLSHATVMRRICEWIKPGNLYQFGIRSGTRDEVQFAREFGHLYPHEVLDPLKHVLPELQGRPVYVTIDIDVIDPAFMPGTGTPEPGGISSREALEAVRLLKGLHVVSMDLVETMPAYDLSQRSAVLAAKLVREALLAIG, from the coding sequence GTGACGACGTTATTTAGCAAAACCGACACATTTCTTGGTATGTATAGTCAATGGGATGAGGCTGATTGGATTTATTTTGGGATCCCCATGGACTTTACCGTTTCCTTTCAGCCGGGATCTCGCTTTGGCCCCTCCCGGGTTCGGGAAGCATCTTATGCCATTGAGACATACTCTTTAGCCCAAGATCGGGATTTGGAAGCAATCAAGGTCCATGATGCGGGAGAAGTGGAACTGCCTTTTGGGAATGTGACAGAAAGCCTGGAACGGATCCACCAAGCGGCGTGGTCGGTGATTTCCGCAGACAAAAGGTTTTTTGCTTTGGGAGGGGAGCATTTAGTCAGTCTTCCCCTGGTTCAGGCTTTAGTCAAGCGCTATCCGGATTTGGTGATTGTGCATTTTGACGCCCATGCGGATCTTCGCCAGGACTATATGGGAGAAACATTGTCCCATGCTACGGTAATGCGGCGCATCTGTGAGTGGATCAAACCAGGAAATCTATACCAATTCGGCATCCGCTCGGGGACTCGCGATGAAGTGCAATTTGCCCGGGAATTTGGACATTTGTATCCGCATGAAGTGTTAGATCCCCTAAAGCATGTCCTGCCTGAGTTGCAGGGTCGCCCTGTCTATGTCACTATAGACATTGACGTGATTGATCCCGCATTTATGCCCGGAACGGGCACGCCAGAACCCGGCGGGATTTCCTCGCGCGAGGCACTTGAAGCGGTTCGATTGCTCAAAGGCCTTCATGTTGTGAGCATGGACTTAGTGGAAACGATGCCCGCTTATGATTTGTCCCAGCGTTCGGCTGTGTTAGCCGCCAAATTAGTCCGGGAAGCATTATTGGCAATAGGCTGA
- a CDS encoding transglycosylase domain-containing protein, producing MKRIQQKIINIAALVSLPALVIGATVLVLPVAWLALPVPELPADTMIYDQHGQLVSVLYGQENRMPVPYQSIPPTMQNALVAIEDDTYWIEPAIDPVGIVRAAIVDITNGQILQGGSTITQQLAKNLYLSNQRTFSRKFKELLITLKLSTMFDKRQILTMYLNDVYFGEGAYGVEAASETYFGHSVKSLTLPESALLAGLVNAPTYYDPYIHPDAALARRNLVLKQMAKLHYITLEQAALAEQAPLNLCRSTPIGDRAPYFTKFIADELMSLSPKIGRHLYDGGYRVTTTMNWHMQQAAQNAVAWYMPSTTDVNGVPEPEVGLVAMNPQNGYVEALVGGDDFAKTSLDRATKAARQPGSTMKYFLYTTVINDGYPTSSVKDSAPVRFPAGHGKWYVPHNFGHVYNGPLTIRRAIAYSDNIVAVKWMNTVGPEAMIHMAHEMGIESPLADNLTTALGSSSVTPYEMARGVSTLANGGSRVRPFGILKVVNQNGQVVFQDHPHLTRVLSPQVAYVVTNLFTAPLLNPKGTAHDLHSIINRPAAAKTGTSSQQRDAWLVGYTPQLACAVWVGNDNDSPLGLTGDLGAGPIWAHFMRMALSNQPKLTFKQPPGIVWKSVCLRTGLLANGCCTSYREVFIKGHTPTQISPGCSGDSSSGANAKSRKKNSQHQGASSQSEQLLKQILKSLTP from the coding sequence GTGAAACGAATCCAACAGAAAATCATCAATATCGCGGCCCTTGTGAGTCTCCCAGCCCTCGTCATTGGCGCCACAGTTCTGGTGTTGCCGGTGGCCTGGTTGGCCTTGCCCGTCCCTGAACTGCCTGCCGATACGATGATTTATGACCAGCATGGGCAACTCGTATCGGTGCTCTACGGCCAAGAAAACCGTATGCCGGTGCCCTATCAAAGCATTCCTCCAACTATGCAAAATGCTCTCGTGGCCATTGAAGACGACACGTACTGGATTGAACCCGCAATCGATCCCGTTGGCATTGTTCGAGCAGCCATCGTCGATATTACCAATGGTCAAATTCTTCAAGGCGGAAGTACGATTACGCAACAACTGGCCAAAAATTTATATTTAAGTAACCAACGCACCTTCTCGAGAAAATTCAAGGAATTATTGATCACACTCAAGCTATCAACAATGTTTGATAAGCGCCAAATTCTCACTATGTATCTTAATGACGTCTATTTCGGTGAAGGAGCTTACGGAGTCGAAGCAGCATCTGAGACTTATTTTGGTCATTCCGTAAAATCACTGACATTGCCAGAATCCGCTTTGCTGGCCGGTTTGGTCAATGCCCCTACCTATTATGATCCCTATATTCATCCTGACGCCGCGCTGGCTCGGCGTAATCTCGTGCTGAAACAAATGGCTAAACTCCACTACATTACGCTTGAGCAGGCCGCTTTAGCCGAACAAGCCCCGTTAAACTTGTGCCGTTCAACACCGATTGGCGACCGGGCGCCTTACTTTACCAAATTTATTGCCGACGAATTGATGAGCCTTTCCCCCAAAATTGGACGCCACCTCTACGACGGCGGTTACCGAGTAACCACCACCATGAATTGGCACATGCAACAAGCCGCGCAAAATGCCGTAGCCTGGTATATGCCAAGTACCACGGATGTGAACGGCGTGCCAGAACCAGAAGTCGGACTTGTCGCCATGAATCCCCAAAACGGCTATGTCGAAGCGTTAGTCGGCGGGGATGATTTTGCTAAAACCTCGCTCGACCGGGCGACGAAAGCCGCTCGCCAACCGGGATCCACCATGAAATATTTTTTATATACCACGGTCATTAACGACGGATATCCCACATCCTCAGTCAAAGATTCCGCCCCCGTGCGTTTCCCGGCTGGCCACGGCAAATGGTATGTCCCCCACAACTTTGGGCATGTGTATAACGGCCCCTTAACCATACGCCGGGCCATTGCCTATTCCGACAATATTGTTGCTGTTAAATGGATGAACACCGTAGGTCCAGAAGCCATGATTCATATGGCCCATGAAATGGGCATTGAGAGCCCTTTGGCAGACAATCTAACCACAGCGCTTGGATCGTCTTCTGTCACGCCTTATGAAATGGCGCGAGGGGTCAGCACCTTAGCTAATGGCGGTAGCCGTGTCAGGCCTTTTGGTATCCTCAAAGTTGTAAATCAAAATGGGCAGGTTGTCTTTCAGGATCACCCGCATTTGACCCGGGTCTTAAGTCCCCAGGTGGCTTATGTTGTCACGAATTTGTTCACAGCCCCGTTATTAAATCCCAAAGGCACCGCGCATGATCTCCACTCAATTATTAACCGGCCCGCCGCAGCAAAAACCGGGACCTCCTCACAACAACGTGATGCCTGGTTGGTCGGTTATACACCCCAGCTCGCTTGCGCCGTCTGGGTGGGCAATGACAATGATTCCCCTTTAGGTCTTACCGGTGATTTGGGCGCTGGTCCCATTTGGGCGCATTTTATGCGCATGGCCCTATCCAACCAACCCAAGTTAACATTTAAACAACCGCCAGGCATCGTCTGGAAATCGGTATGTCTCAGAACAGGCTTGTTGGCCAACGGCTGTTGTACATCCTACCGCGAAGTGTTCATCAAAGGACATACACCGACCCAAATCAGTCCCGGCTGTTCCGGGGATTCTTCTAGCGGGGCCAATGCCAAATCCCGGAAGAAGAATTCCCAACACCAAGGGGCCTCTTCGCAAAGTGAACAATTGCTTAAGCAAATTTTGAAATCCTTAACACCTTAA
- a CDS encoding pyruvoyl-dependent arginine decarboxylase, translating into MLDTPKKFTLIAGSAEGPSRLNAFDNALLAAGIGNVNLIRVSSILPPNAIEVPHLEIIPGQLMPTAYGTITSEIAGETISAAVAVGIGEQDEYGVIMEFSGRCGQQEAEETVTEMVRAAFRQRQRELKRVIVRAKEHQVQSIGCAFAAVALWY; encoded by the coding sequence GTGCTAGACACGCCGAAGAAATTTACGTTAATTGCAGGGTCGGCTGAAGGACCCAGTCGCTTAAACGCGTTTGACAATGCATTGTTAGCTGCAGGTATTGGGAATGTCAACTTGATCCGTGTCAGTTCGATTCTTCCCCCCAATGCTATTGAAGTGCCCCACTTGGAGATTATTCCGGGGCAATTAATGCCGACAGCTTACGGCACCATTACATCGGAGATTGCTGGCGAGACAATTTCGGCAGCGGTTGCGGTGGGAATTGGCGAACAGGATGAATATGGCGTTATCATGGAATTTTCTGGGCGTTGTGGGCAGCAAGAAGCCGAAGAGACCGTCACGGAAATGGTGCGTGCAGCGTTTCGGCAACGGCAAAGAGAACTCAAACGCGTCATAGTGCGAGCAAAAGAACACCAGGTGCAATCAATTGGTTGTGCATTTGCCGCCGTCGCATTGTGGTACTAA